From the genome of Pelagicoccus enzymogenes:
ATTATCTGTCGACGCGCCAGCGAGTTGGTCGGTCGCCGAATCGATTGTGGAAACCATCGAGCTGCCTGACATTCCGCAGCGCAGCGTCTCGATCGAGGCGTTTGGGGCCGAGCCGGCTCCAGCCGATTCGAGGAAGGCGATCATGAGCGCCATCGCCGCCCAGGCGAAAAAGGGAGGGGGACAGGTGGTCATCCCGGCTGGCGAGTGGTGGTGCGATGGGCCGATCCACCTGCAGAGCCGGATCGACTTGCACTTGTCCGAGGGGGCGCTGCTGCGATTTTCCGGCAGGGCGGAGAGCTTCTTACCGGTGGTGAAGACGCGTTGGGAGGGAACGGAGGTGTTCACTTATTCCCCGCTGATCTACGGTCGCGATGTGGAGGACGTGGCGATTACGGGAGAGGGAACGATAGACGGCAACGCGGAGAGCGAATTCCTCGCGTGGCACCCCAAGGCGGAACCCGATTTCCATCGCTTGCGCAAGATGGGCTTCGAGGGGGTGCCCGTGGAGCAGCGTCAATTTGGAGCGGGTACCCATCTCCGTCCGCCATCGGTGCAGATTTTCGGAGGCAAGCGTGTTCTGCTTTCTGGATACAAGGTAATCAACTCGCCGTTCTGGGTGAACCACTTGGTGTACGTGCAGCATGCCACGGTGCGGGATCTGCGCATCGACAGCCATTTCCCGAACAACGACGGCATCGACGTGGAGTCCAGCTCCCTAGTGCTGGTGGAAGGAAACGTATTTCGCACGGGAGACGACTCGGTGGTGATCAAGTCCGGCCGGGACCTGGATGGTCGCACAATCGGCATTCCCAGCACCCATATCGTAGTTCGCAACAACGACCTCGGCGGTGAGGACGGTATCGGGCTGGGGAGCGAAATGTCGGGCGGGATCAGCCATGTCTACTTCACCGACAACATTCTGCGCAGCGGCATGTCCGCCTTCCGCTTCAAGTCGAATCTGGACCGCGGCGGCTTGGTGGAGAAGATTCGTTTACGCAATTTCGAGGTGGGCTCCTTCGATACCCTCTTCTGGTTCCAGTTGAACTATCCGAGCAAGCTAGGGGGCAACTTTCCGGCGACCTACCGGGATATCGTTTTCGAGGACATGTCAGTGGAAGAGGTCAAGGTGGTCTTCGAAGCTCACGCCCCGGCGGCTTCCCCGTTGCGGGATGTGCAGTTTCGAAATATTCGTATCGAAAGCGCGGATACACCCTTTATCGTTGAGAACGCGGTGGATCTTGAGTTCGAGAACGTACGGATCGGCTCCCAAGTCATCGATGGAGAGTTGAGCTGGCGCGAGCAGTAAAAGAAATGGCGTAGGGCTGGCGCCGACGATCGACGATCCGCCCTAAAGCAGTTCGTTGATTGACATTTGCGTTTTGCCGTGACGGTTTGGGTGCCTTTAATGAAATAAGGTTAGAAACTGAAATAGTATGAAATACAAAAGCATTCTCGGAATTGCTGCGTTAGGAGTTTCCTTGTCAGTGCTTGGCGCGAACACTCTAGAAGAACGGTATCCCCTTGCGGAAGGGGTATTTGAGGAAATCCGCAAGTCACCATTGATCGAACGCGCCTTGCTGGACCCAGAGTACTTGCCACGCCTGGAGGAACCGGCGGTAGAAAGGGCGCTGCGCTCCCGATTGGCGGATGCGCGTTTCCGGCGGTTTGGCGATGGACGCTCGGTACGTGTCGAATTGCTGCAGGGCACCTTATTGGACCATCCTGCCATCGTGCTCGAGTACCAGACGGATTGGAAGGAGTTCACCTCGCTTCCCTCGGGCGGTCCGCAGCAGAAGGATCCCGTGATGTTGGGCAACGGACGGGACTCGGCTTGGAACCGGACTTTTTACGGGGGCACGGATGACCCCGACGCTCTGGCTGCCTTCGAGGCTCTCCTGCAAGAACGACGGGAAGCGCCTTCCAACAAGCGCCACCTGATGGACGAACGCTTCGTGAAACTGGCGGAAAAATACCTTCCGACGACGCCATTAAGCGAGGTGAGGCAGAATGTCGTGGAGACAATCGAGGCTCTGGTCGAAGCGTTCAAGCCCTATGGCGCCCAGACGCTGGCTGCTCCCGAACTCGGTAACTATGGGGCAAAGATCACGGAGGGACTCTATCTCTACATCCGAGATTTTCCGCGTTCCGCTCCGACACGCTTTGAACACGATCCCTTCTTTTGGCTGATTGTATCCGGAGGTCCACGACAAGTGCCAGCCGATTTCATTCCGGCATTCCCAGGAGCCGAAGGGTTTGGAGCCCTGGCGACAGGAGGTCGGGGCGGGCAAGTGATTTACGTTACGAACACGAACCCCGACGGCCCTGGAAGCCTCAAGGAAGCGTTGGAAACGCAAGGCGCGAGGACGGTGCTTTTCGCCGTGAGCGGGCAAATCGATTTGCCGGACGATACTTGGATCACCCAGGGAGACTTGACGCTGATAGGCTACACGGCTCCAGGTGAAGGAGTGGAAATCAACGGACGTCTTTGCATGGCGGCCAGCAATATCATCATGCGCGGCATGCGTTTTCGTCTGCGGCCTCCCATGGTCAAGGATGGCATGAGTACCCGCGGTCGACTGGAGAATATCATTTTCGACCATTGCAGCTTCGCATACGCCAGCGACGAGCTGCTACGCATGATTGGGGGAGAGTCCTCCTTCTACGGTTTCAGCATCCAATATTGCCTGCTCGGTCCGGGCTTGGCCGGTTTGGGCGATCATCCCTACGGGCCTGAAGTCGGAGGCTATGGAACGTTTCACCACAACCTATTTTATAACACACTCAGCCGCTCGCCGGAAATCGACTGCGTATTGGTGGACTGGAGACACAATGTAATGGCTAACATGCGCAGCGGCCATTCGCTACGCCCGCACAGCCGCTTCAATATGGTGGGGAATTACATCATCGATATTCCAGGGAATCCGAATCGCTACAGTTTTAACTCCAACGACACGGCTTTTCTCGCGGAAAACTGGGTCGAACATGGCGATGAGGTCGAACCTTTCGCATCGGACTATCGGAGCGCCTTTCTGGAATCGGGGCATACGGTGATGCCGGTCACGAAGACCGATCCCCTGGAATTGGTAGCGCTTCTCACCCCGATTGCCGGCGCCTACCTTCCAAACCGGGACAGCACGGATTTGCACTTCATCGAGAGGTTCAAATCCCGCGAAAGCAAGCTGCCGCACCTGAAAGGTGGAAAGTGGAAGCCGTACGGAAACGAGAACGACAACATGGAGCTCTACGAAATGTGGGAGGATGCGAACTTTCCCCCGCCCGCCGAGGGGGCCACACTCGCTGACAAGGATGTTGACGGCGACGGGATGCCCGACTCGTGGGAGGAAGCGCATGGCTTGCGGCCCAATTACCGTCGCGACGGAGCGCAGGACGCCGATCTAGATGGATACACGAACTTGGAGGAGTTTCTGAACGGAACCGATCCCAACGAGTTTGTGGACTATACGGTTCCAGCGAACAATCTGCATACGCTGCACTAGTGTCCTGTCACGGGTCGAACGTCGCATGCGTCGTAGCGCTGAGCTTCAGCCAGCGGTCGTAGGGAGTAGATCCTGTTGTGCGGGCGTCGGCTAATGCTTGGGTTGAGGTGCGTACTCGGAGAAGCCGCGCCACCTTGCTCGGCTTGTATCCGAAAAGTGGTTCGTTCACGAAGACTATGGATTTCGTTGGTGATGCTTTCGATTGTTTGTAGGGCTGCCGCTTGCGGCATGCCGCGTTGCAGCTAGGGGCTGCGATTAGGTTTCTGTGGCGTAGCGCGAGCGCCAGCCCTACGAAAAACGGGATGCCGCGAGGCATCCCTTTGTTTTTTGGAAAGTGTGCGTCTTGCTCTACTTGAGGAGTTTGCTGACTTCTACTCCAGCGAGGATGAAGGGGCCGACTCCATGTGGGCCGTTGTCGACGATGTCCTCTTTCATGTAATAGTCGAAGCTGCCGTCGCGACCGAAGCCGAGGCCGGCGACCTTGCAGACATCTTTAAGGCTGAGGGAGCCGTCTGCGTGGAAGGTGATGAATTCGTTGACCATTCCTTGGTAGCCTTTGATGACAGCATCTTTGTATTTGTCGGACAAATACCCTTCGTTGATGGCCTTGGCCATGAAGTAGACGAACATGGAGCTGGAGGATGATTCCGTGTAGTTGGCCGGATGCTCGGGCTTGTCGAGCACTTGGTACCAGGTGCCTGTATCTGGATCTTGGACACCGACCAGGGAATCGGCGACCTCTACCATGAGCTTGATCATGGTTTTTCTCAGATCTTTTTGCGATTCGGGCAGGAAGTCCATGACGTCTACGAGCGCCATGGTGTACCAGCCGTAGCCGCGGGCCCAAAACTCGGCGGACAGGCCGGTCTTCTTGTCGGCCCAGCTTTGTTCGCGGGACTCGTCCCAGCCGTGGTAATAGAGGCCGGTCTTCGAGTCGCGCATGTGTTTGCGGGCGATTTCGAACTCGTGCACGGCGGTTTTCGCTTCGGAGCCGTCTTCGAACAGTTGGCTGTAGTGGGCGAGGAAGGGCATGCCCATGTAGACGCCGTCGAGCCAAAGTTGGTTGGGATAGATCTGCTTGTGCCAGAAGGCGCCTTCGGAGGTGCGAGGGTGGTCTGCGAGCTGGGCGCGGAGGTGCTCGGAGGCGATCTTGTACTTTTCGTCTTTGCTGCGTTCCCAGAGGCGAAGCAGGAACTTGCCGGAGTTGATCATGTCGATGTTGAAGCTCTTGGCGTTGTATCCGGTGATGGTGCCGTCTTCTTCGACGTAGGAGTTCATGACCTTGTCGGCGTAGCTGCGAAGATCGGCGCGTTGGGTGGCGGCTGCTGTGTCGTCGATGGCCTGCATGAGGAGACCGGTGGTGTAGGTCCATTTGGCGATTCCTTCGCGGTCGGGGTCGTATTGATTGAGGGCCAGTCCATAACCGAGGCGCTTCATTTCGGATTCCGACATTTGCACGCTGTAGCCTAGGGCCCGCTCAGCGGTGAGGGGGCCTTGCTTGTTTGCTAGGTCGAGCGTAGTGACGACTTCCCTACGTACGGGAAGGGTGAGCTTTTCCATTTGGCGGTCGAGGTAAGCGACAAAGGCTTCCTTCGAACCGATGCCGTTGGGCTCCTTCTCCCAGGTGGAGCAGAAGTAGTAATCGTAGCCGGTGTTGCCGGTTTCCACGACGGCGACGTAATTGGAGTCGTCTTGCGTGATTTTCTCCAAGCTGCCTTTGCGGAAAAAGACGGCCATGCCGAGGTAGTCGTCGTTGAGGCTTTGCTTGCCCCAGCTGGCGATGTAGGTCCAAGCTCCGAAGTTGGAGATGTCGCGGTCGCCTTCGATGAGCTCTGTTCCGGCGTGCTTGACCAGTCCGATGGCGATGGGACCGGGGACCTCACTGTATTCAAGATCTACATGCACGAGGTGGCTGCCGGCTTGCATGGAGAGGGTGGCGTCGAGATCGACCTTCTTACCGGCGATTTCCCAGCCCTTGTACTTGATATTGAACGAGGACTGCAGGTGTGCGTTTTCCTTGATCGTTGCGTCCCAGCCGTCGACCGCGGAGACAATGTCCACGCTCTTGCCATTCCAGTGTCCGTAACCTCCGGTGCCGAGGGATTGGCCCACTTTTAAGGTATCCATGCCCCAGTCGGCGAGGTGGTGGTAGGACTCGAAGCCGTCTTGTCCGATGTTGTGCAATGCCAGTTCGTGCTTGGTTTTGCTGAAAATGTCGAAGCCGTTGCGCCTGTCTAAGTAGACGCGGTAGGCAACTTTGTCGGATTCGATGCCTAGGCCTTCGTAGCGTATAAAGAGAGAATGATCCTTGTGCTGGGCGGGCGGAGTGAGGCTTTGCACGTTTTCGAAGCCGGTGCCGCCTTCATAGACTTGGCCCACCCATTTACCTCCGACGGCGCGGGATATTTCGGCTTGGGTGCGTTTTGGGAAAGCGTTTGCGTTGGCTACTTTCGGCGCGACCAAGATTTCGATCTCTCGGCTTTGGCCGGGAGTGAAATCGAGTCCCACTATGAAGCGGTCGAATGAGCCGTCGCCGTCGTCGTCGACAGATTGGCTGGGGAGGGAGAGGTCTCCTTCCATGGCAACGAGCTGATTGCCTCTCGGATCATTCTCTCGCAGGCCGAGGTCGAAGAGGTCGAATGAGACGATCTCGTCGGAGCGTTGGTAGTCGCTGGGGTTCGTCAGTTCGACGGTAGCGATGGATTCGTTTGAGGAAAGGGCAGCCACAGCGAGACTAGGTGCCAAGAGGCTTGTGAGCGCGATAGCCTTACACGAGTTAGTTTTCATTGTTATTTTTTGGGTTTTGAAAGGTTTCAGGGTAGAAAGGCGACTGGCGTTGATGGTTTTGACGCAGAGATTTCGAACTGTCGCGTAGGGGGATGTGAGTCGGGACGGTGAGTTCTTTCAATTGTTTATATGGTGATAGTTCGATCGAATGATTCGAGGACCAGATAGGTTTCTTGCACAATGGTTGAGCAGCCTCATGCAATAACCATCGGGGGGCTGCTTTTTTTTATCATGTAGTTCCTTCTAGTTGAGCTGGTTGATGGAGGACGGGCCCACTGAAGCTACGATCCAGTCGTTTAGCTTTGGTAAAACGAAACCTCCGATATAGGCCAACACGTGTATGATCTTGACTTCGCCTATGGCAAGACCGATTTGTTTGCAGTATGCCCTCTAGTCACCCCAATGGAGAGAAGGATTTTCGCTTTGACTGTGTATCGTTAGGTGAAGTCATGCTTCGTTTTGACCCTGGTTGCGAACGCATTCGCGAGACGGAAAGCTTTCACGTGTGGGAAGGGGGCGGCGAATACAATGTGAGCCGCAGCTTGAGCCGTTGTTTCGGACTGAAGACCTCAGTGGTGACGTCTCTGGTGGACAACGAGATTGGGCATCTGCTGGAGCGTTTGATCGAGAAGGGGCGGGTAGATACGAGCTTTATTCGCTGGGTACCCTTCGACGGTACGGGCTTGGCGGCCCGCAACGGATTGAACTTCACTGAGCGCGGTTTTGGACTACGGGGGGCGATTGGGGTGTCGGATCGCGGGCATTCTGCGGCATCGATGATGGGGCCAGGAGATATTGACTGGCGCGATATTTTCGCAAAACAGGGCGTTCGTTGGTTGCACGTGGGAGGAATCTTCGCCGCCCTGGGGCCGAGGACCGCTGAACTGACTTTGGAAGCTTGCCGGGCCGCGAAAAGGGCAGGCACGATGGTCAGTTGTGACTTGAATTACCGGAGTTCGCTCTGGGAGCGTGAGGGCTTTGACGCCGATAAAACGCGTTCGGTACTGCGCAAGGTCGTTGGGCAATCCGACTATTTGCTGGGAAGCCAATTCGATTTCGAAAAATGCTTGGGACTGAAGTTCGCCGAAGGCGCAGAGGGGAGCTCCCTGAGCGATGAGACTTTGTTCCGGTCCAGCGCGCCAGCAGTGGCCAAGCGCTTTCCCAAGCTTAAGGCTTTGGTCATGACTTTGCGCAAGGTTCGCAGCGCCAGCGTGAACGATTGGGCGGCTATCGGTTTGCAGGACGGGGAGTTCGTTTACAGTCGAGAGTTCCAGCATTTGGAGATTCTCGACCGGGTGGGGGGCGGAGACGGTTTTGCCAGCGGATTGATCTACGGCTTAATGAAATTCGGGCAGCTTTCCACCGCCCTCGATTACGGGATTGCTCATGGGGCCTTGTCGATGACGACTCCGGGGGATACCTCGATCGCCACCTTGAGGGAGGTGGAGGCCTTGCTGGAAGGAGTGCGGGCATCCGAATCTAGAGCGTGGAGAACTGCGGGCTAGTTCCAATGGATTCGAGAGCCCTTGAAATG
Proteins encoded in this window:
- a CDS encoding glycoside hydrolase family 28 protein: MNFVIKHSSSLAFCLLAPFGLWASTELSVDAPASWSVAESIVETIELPDIPQRSVSIEAFGAEPAPADSRKAIMSAIAAQAKKGGGQVVIPAGEWWCDGPIHLQSRIDLHLSEGALLRFSGRAESFLPVVKTRWEGTEVFTYSPLIYGRDVEDVAITGEGTIDGNAESEFLAWHPKAEPDFHRLRKMGFEGVPVEQRQFGAGTHLRPPSVQIFGGKRVLLSGYKVINSPFWVNHLVYVQHATVRDLRIDSHFPNNDGIDVESSSLVLVEGNVFRTGDDSVVIKSGRDLDGRTIGIPSTHIVVRNNDLGGEDGIGLGSEMSGGISHVYFTDNILRSGMSAFRFKSNLDRGGLVEKIRLRNFEVGSFDTLFWFQLNYPSKLGGNFPATYRDIVFEDMSVEEVKVVFEAHAPAASPLRDVQFRNIRIESADTPFIVENAVDLEFENVRIGSQVIDGELSWREQ
- a CDS encoding glycoside hydrolase family 88 protein, encoding MKTNSCKAIALTSLLAPSLAVAALSSNESIATVELTNPSDYQRSDEIVSFDLFDLGLRENDPRGNQLVAMEGDLSLPSQSVDDDGDGSFDRFIVGLDFTPGQSREIEILVAPKVANANAFPKRTQAEISRAVGGKWVGQVYEGGTGFENVQSLTPPAQHKDHSLFIRYEGLGIESDKVAYRVYLDRRNGFDIFSKTKHELALHNIGQDGFESYHHLADWGMDTLKVGQSLGTGGYGHWNGKSVDIVSAVDGWDATIKENAHLQSSFNIKYKGWEIAGKKVDLDATLSMQAGSHLVHVDLEYSEVPGPIAIGLVKHAGTELIEGDRDISNFGAWTYIASWGKQSLNDDYLGMAVFFRKGSLEKITQDDSNYVAVVETGNTGYDYYFCSTWEKEPNGIGSKEAFVAYLDRQMEKLTLPVRREVVTTLDLANKQGPLTAERALGYSVQMSESEMKRLGYGLALNQYDPDREGIAKWTYTTGLLMQAIDDTAAATQRADLRSYADKVMNSYVEEDGTITGYNAKSFNIDMINSGKFLLRLWERSKDEKYKIASEHLRAQLADHPRTSEGAFWHKQIYPNQLWLDGVYMGMPFLAHYSQLFEDGSEAKTAVHEFEIARKHMRDSKTGLYYHGWDESREQSWADKKTGLSAEFWARGYGWYTMALVDVMDFLPESQKDLRKTMIKLMVEVADSLVGVQDPDTGTWYQVLDKPEHPANYTESSSSSMFVYFMAKAINEGYLSDKYKDAVIKGYQGMVNEFITFHADGSLSLKDVCKVAGLGFGRDGSFDYYMKEDIVDNGPHGVGPFILAGVEVSKLLK
- a CDS encoding sugar kinase — encoded protein: MPSSHPNGEKDFRFDCVSLGEVMLRFDPGCERIRETESFHVWEGGGEYNVSRSLSRCFGLKTSVVTSLVDNEIGHLLERLIEKGRVDTSFIRWVPFDGTGLAARNGLNFTERGFGLRGAIGVSDRGHSAASMMGPGDIDWRDIFAKQGVRWLHVGGIFAALGPRTAELTLEACRAAKRAGTMVSCDLNYRSSLWEREGFDADKTRSVLRKVVGQSDYLLGSQFDFEKCLGLKFAEGAEGSSLSDETLFRSSAPAVAKRFPKLKALVMTLRKVRSASVNDWAAIGLQDGEFVYSREFQHLEILDRVGGGDGFASGLIYGLMKFGQLSTALDYGIAHGALSMTTPGDTSIATLREVEALLEGVRASESRAWRTAG